A DNA window from Capnocytophaga sp. ARDL2 contains the following coding sequences:
- a CDS encoding DEAD/DEAH box helicase: MTFEQFSLNNNVLEAVKDLNYTEPTPIQTKAIPVLLDEKDLVACAQTGTGKTAAFAIPIINNIHRIVGSGKKRKQIRTVVLSPTRELAIQIAENFDELAKYTQIRTLVLYGGVAQNQQVDALKEGVDVLITTPGRFLDLYKQKHISLDGMHQLVIDEADLMLDMGFLNDVKKIIKLSPTNRHTMLFSATMPLPIRELAEEFISDAVHITLNSAKNTSQLINQKVYMVEKEDKRKLLHYVLQQLDFENMLVFTRTKQGADSVAEFLEKNGYKAAALHGDKSQSMRLKILEDFKNRQTDILIATDVASRGIDIDALPLVINFDIPNIPEIYVHRIGRTGRAGNEGLALSFVGRDEKKYWHDIEKLIRLQVKVVKDNPYPWKEPVTGAKKDYRKGFGNAPKNGSKSRKSDASKKNKKRWY; encoded by the coding sequence ATGACTTTTGAACAATTTTCTTTGAACAATAATGTGTTGGAAGCTGTCAAAGATTTGAACTATACCGAGCCTACGCCGATTCAGACAAAGGCGATTCCTGTCTTGCTTGATGAAAAGGATTTGGTGGCGTGTGCTCAGACGGGGACTGGAAAAACGGCAGCGTTTGCTATACCGATTATAAACAATATTCACCGCATTGTAGGGTCGGGAAAAAAGCGTAAACAAATCCGTACTGTAGTGCTGTCGCCTACGAGAGAATTAGCGATTCAGATTGCTGAAAATTTTGACGAATTGGCAAAATATACGCAAATTCGTACGCTGGTTCTTTATGGGGGAGTGGCACAAAATCAACAAGTTGATGCTCTGAAAGAAGGGGTAGATGTGTTGATTACGACCCCTGGGAGATTTTTGGATTTGTACAAACAAAAACATATTTCGCTCGACGGTATGCATCAATTGGTTATAGACGAGGCGGACTTGATGCTGGATATGGGCTTTCTCAACGATGTGAAAAAAATCATCAAATTGAGTCCGACCAACCGTCATACAATGTTGTTTTCGGCAACAATGCCTTTGCCTATTCGTGAATTGGCTGAGGAATTTATTTCTGATGCGGTGCATATTACGCTCAATTCGGCTAAAAATACTTCGCAATTGATCAATCAAAAGGTGTATATGGTTGAAAAAGAGGATAAAAGGAAGTTATTGCACTATGTTTTGCAACAGTTGGACTTTGAAAATATGCTCGTTTTTACCCGTACTAAGCAAGGAGCGGACAGTGTGGCAGAATTTTTAGAAAAAAATGGTTACAAAGCGGCGGCGTTGCACGGTGATAAATCGCAAAGTATGCGTTTGAAAATTTTGGAAGATTTCAAAAACAGACAAACGGATATTTTGATAGCTACGGATGTGGCTTCGAGGGGAATAGATATTGATGCCTTGCCTTTGGTAATCAATTTTGATATTCCGAATATTCCTGAAATTTATGTACACCGCATCGGTCGTACGGGTAGGGCAGGAAACGAAGGTTTGGCTTTGAGTTTTGTAGGGCGAGATGAAAAAAAATATTGGCATGATATTGAAAAATTGATTAGATTGCAGGTAAAAGTAGTCAAAGACAATCCGTATCCGTGGAAAGAGCCAGTAACTGGTGCGAAAAAAGACTATCGAAAAGGATTTGGCAATGCCCCTAAAAACGGCAGCAAATCTAGAAAATCAGATGCTTCTAAAAAGAATAAAAAGAGGTGGTATTAA
- the dnaK gene encoding molecular chaperone DnaK, with amino-acid sequence MSKIIGIDLGTTNSCVSVMEGNEPVVIPNAEGKRTTPSVIAFVENGEIKVGDPAKRQAVTNPTKTIASIKRFMGEKYSTVANEISNSAYKVVQGDNDTPRVDIDGRLYTPQELSAMVLQKMKKTAEDYLGQTVTQAVITVPAYFNDAQRQATKEAGQIAGLEVMRIINEPTAAALAYGLDKGGQDKKIAVYDLGGGTFDISILELGDGVFEVLSTNGDTHLGGDDFDKVIIDWLADEFNAAQGVDLRKDAMALQRLKEAAEKAKIELSASAQTEINLPYITATAAGPQHLVQTLTRAKFEQLSDSLVKRSMAPVAKALQDAGLSTSDIDEVILVGGSTRIPVIQEEVEKFFGKKPSKGVNPDEVVAIGAAIQGGVLTGDVKDVLLLDVTPLSLGIETMGGVFTKLIEANTTIPTKKSQVFSTAVDNQPSVEIHVLQGERPMANDNKTIGRFHLDGIPPAQRGVPQIEVTFDIDANGIIKVSATDKGTGKSHDIRIEASSGLTQEEIERMRKEAEANAEADKKAKETADKLNEADSMIFQTEKQLKEYGDKIAENNKTAIEGALEELKKAYETKDVATIQPALDKINEAWKAASEDIYKAQQDAQQAGAQQSQPNNGDEVQDADFEEVK; translated from the coding sequence ATGAGCAAAATTATCGGAATCGATTTAGGGACAACAAATTCTTGTGTCTCTGTAATGGAAGGTAACGAACCAGTAGTAATTCCTAACGCTGAAGGAAAAAGAACTACACCATCTGTTATCGCTTTTGTAGAAAATGGTGAAATCAAAGTAGGTGATCCTGCAAAACGCCAAGCGGTAACCAACCCAACGAAAACAATCGCTTCTATCAAGCGTTTTATGGGAGAGAAATATTCGACAGTAGCAAACGAAATTTCAAACTCTGCATACAAAGTAGTACAAGGTGATAACGATACACCTCGCGTTGATATCGACGGAAGACTTTATACACCGCAAGAATTGTCGGCTATGGTACTTCAAAAAATGAAAAAAACAGCTGAGGACTATTTAGGACAAACTGTTACTCAAGCCGTTATCACAGTACCAGCATACTTCAACGATGCTCAAAGACAAGCTACAAAGGAAGCAGGTCAAATTGCAGGATTGGAAGTAATGCGTATCATCAACGAGCCTACGGCAGCAGCATTGGCTTACGGATTGGACAAAGGTGGGCAAGACAAAAAAATCGCAGTTTATGACCTTGGTGGTGGTACTTTCGATATTTCTATCTTGGAATTAGGAGACGGAGTATTTGAAGTATTGTCAACAAACGGAGATACACACCTTGGAGGAGACGACTTCGACAAGGTAATCATCGACTGGTTGGCAGACGAGTTCAACGCTGCTCAAGGAGTAGATTTACGCAAAGATGCAATGGCATTGCAACGATTGAAAGAAGCTGCTGAAAAAGCAAAAATCGAATTGTCGGCTTCTGCACAAACAGAAATCAATTTGCCATATATCACTGCAACAGCAGCAGGACCTCAGCACTTGGTACAAACATTGACTCGTGCAAAATTTGAGCAATTGTCAGATTCTTTGGTAAAACGCTCTATGGCTCCAGTAGCAAAAGCATTGCAAGACGCAGGATTGTCAACATCTGATATTGATGAGGTAATCTTGGTAGGAGGATCAACTCGTATCCCTGTTATCCAAGAAGAAGTAGAAAAATTCTTCGGTAAAAAACCATCTAAAGGAGTAAATCCAGATGAGGTAGTTGCTATAGGAGCTGCGATTCAAGGAGGGGTATTGACAGGAGATGTAAAAGATGTATTGCTTTTGGATGTAACTCCACTTTCATTGGGTATCGAAACGATGGGAGGTGTATTTACGAAATTAATCGAGGCAAATACGACAATTCCTACTAAAAAATCGCAAGTATTCTCTACAGCGGTTGACAACCAGCCATCAGTAGAAATCCATGTGTTGCAAGGAGAAAGACCTATGGCAAACGACAACAAAACAATCGGTCGTTTCCACTTAGACGGAATTCCACCAGCACAAAGAGGAGTGCCACAAATCGAAGTAACATTTGACATTGATGCCAACGGTATCATCAAAGTATCGGCAACTGACAAAGGAACTGGAAAATCTCACGATATTCGCATCGAGGCTTCTTCAGGATTGACTCAAGAAGAAATCGAAAGAATGAGAAAAGAAGCAGAAGCAAATGCCGAAGCAGATAAGAAAGCAAAAGAAACAGCTGACAAATTGAACGAAGCAGACTCTATGATTTTCCAAACTGAAAAACAGTTGAAAGAATACGGAGACAAAATTGCTGAAAACAACAAAACAGCTATCGAAGGTGCGTTGGAGGAGTTGAAGAAAGCTTATGAAACCAAAGATGTAGCAACTATCCAACCAGCATTAGACAAAATCAACGAAGCGTGGAAAGCTGCGTCAGAAGACATCTACAAAGCACAGCAAGACGCTCAACAAGCAGGGGCACAACAGTCGCAACCAAACAACGGAGACGAAGTGCAAGATGCAGATTTTGAAGAAGTGAAGTAA
- a CDS encoding DEAD/DEAH box helicase family protein codes for MELKSYQRKVIENLQSYLEYVEKYQNLPKAFNQYWEDKIGAYNPLDGTGMEPYKNNVPNAAHICIKVPTAGGKTFIAVNALHTIFSAFNPHHPKVVIWLVPWSNLLQQTVNALSNPEHPYRQKLNALFNHRVQVYQKEDLLQGANFNPSVVKEQLSIVVMSYASLKTKINSDNQDANNEELVKKINKNDRKVYQENGQLESFVAHYKNDRHLLSNIDPTALINVFRYFNPVVVLDESHNAESDLSVDMLKNLNPSLILDLTATPKNNSNIVSFVPAIELKKENMVKLPVIVYNSYDKTEVINNALHLQRKLESLAKNQEANGGKYIRPIVLFQAEPKTKDDNTTFEKVKEQLLKLGIPEQQIKIKTASIDELKGINLMSKNCEVRYIITINALKEGWDCPFAYILASLADKSSRVDVEQILGRVLRQPYVQKHQNYQLNLSYVLTASVRFNETLQSIVKGLQESGFSEKDYRKIDTMPEEAKTIETEKAFQSVLFPEQNEPTKTETVNESEEIDLTRISFNPNEEENTHSATEEENEVLKTIDAISKEQAEQMEFQIKQLEKEPINENIEEMGDRVKRYKIVNSKKEAIKDVSIPQFFIQTKGSDLFGTSEVLLNRESLLKDFKLSTEDIKIDFEKISAELYKVDLEQITNEDYRPSFTKIEENSIKDDVIKYIFSQPKDKQIKDITHQIVNIIGNMYPIADQEIKKYISRVLDAMEDEQLRDVIARKESYKKIFKHKIGQLASNYAEVLFNDMLKSKRIYTKSQWVFSKEIVPKDISSNIANSLYEKEGSMNNFEEKVAMEIGTSENILFWHRNLDKGNGKGFFINGFKSRYYPDFIMKTKSGKIILIEAKGDYLDGSDSEAKCRLGTEWERQAGQDFVYMMIFENKPIKGAYTLEKAKELIKGM; via the coding sequence ATGGAATTAAAAAGTTACCAACGAAAAGTAATAGAAAACCTCCAATCCTATTTGGAATATGTGGAAAAATATCAAAATCTTCCAAAAGCCTTTAATCAATATTGGGAAGACAAGATAGGTGCATACAACCCATTGGACGGCACGGGTATGGAACCTTATAAAAACAATGTACCCAATGCAGCTCATATTTGTATAAAAGTACCCACTGCTGGAGGTAAAACTTTTATCGCGGTCAATGCTTTGCATACCATTTTTTCGGCTTTTAATCCGCATCATCCCAAAGTGGTTATTTGGCTGGTGCCTTGGAGCAATTTATTACAACAAACGGTCAATGCCTTGTCAAATCCAGAACATCCATATCGTCAGAAACTCAATGCGTTGTTTAACCATCGTGTACAAGTTTATCAAAAAGAAGATTTGTTGCAAGGGGCAAATTTCAATCCGTCTGTGGTCAAAGAGCAACTCAGCATTGTGGTGATGAGTTATGCTAGTTTAAAAACCAAAATTAATTCTGATAATCAAGATGCTAATAATGAAGAATTAGTAAAGAAAATAAACAAAAACGACCGAAAAGTATATCAAGAAAATGGTCAGTTGGAAAGTTTTGTGGCTCACTACAAAAACGATAGACATCTTTTATCTAATATAGACCCTACGGCATTGATAAATGTTTTTAGATATTTCAATCCTGTGGTGGTATTAGATGAAAGTCATAATGCAGAAAGTGATTTGAGTGTAGATATGCTCAAAAACCTCAATCCGTCCCTCATTCTCGACCTTACGGCTACACCCAAAAACAATAGCAACATCGTGAGTTTTGTTCCTGCCATAGAACTCAAAAAAGAGAATATGGTAAAACTCCCTGTGATTGTTTACAATAGCTACGACAAAACGGAAGTAATCAATAATGCATTGCACCTACAACGCAAATTGGAATCGCTTGCCAAAAACCAAGAAGCCAACGGCGGAAAATATATTCGTCCGATAGTGCTTTTTCAGGCCGAACCCAAAACCAAAGACGACAATACCACTTTTGAAAAAGTAAAGGAACAATTGCTAAAACTCGGTATTCCAGAGCAACAAATCAAAATAAAAACTGCCAGTATAGACGAGCTTAAAGGTATCAATCTAATGAGTAAAAACTGTGAAGTGCGATACATCATTACCATCAACGCTTTGAAAGAAGGTTGGGATTGTCCGTTTGCTTATATTTTGGCTTCGTTGGCAGACAAATCAAGCAGAGTAGATGTAGAACAGATTTTAGGCAGGGTTTTAAGACAACCGTATGTACAAAAACATCAAAATTATCAACTCAATCTATCGTATGTACTCACTGCTTCGGTGCGATTTAACGAAACTTTACAAAGCATCGTCAAAGGATTGCAAGAGTCGGGATTTAGCGAAAAAGATTATCGCAAGATAGACACAATGCCAGAAGAAGCCAAAACCATCGAAACAGAAAAAGCCTTTCAATCGGTACTTTTTCCTGAACAAAACGAACCAACAAAAACTGAAACGGTTAATGAATCTGAAGAAATTGATTTAACTCGTATTTCATTCAATCCCAATGAAGAAGAAAATACACATTCGGCAACAGAGGAAGAGAATGAAGTATTAAAAACCATAGATGCCATTTCCAAAGAACAAGCCGAACAAATGGAATTTCAAATCAAACAATTGGAAAAAGAACCAATAAATGAAAACATAGAAGAGATGGGTGATAGAGTAAAGCGATATAAAATAGTAAATTCAAAAAAGGAAGCTATAAAAGACGTGTCAATACCACAGTTTTTTATTCAAACAAAAGGAAGTGATTTATTTGGAACAAGTGAAGTATTACTCAATCGAGAATCTTTACTCAAAGATTTTAAATTGTCTACCGAAGATATAAAGATTGATTTTGAGAAAATTTCGGCAGAACTCTACAAAGTGGATTTAGAACAAATAACCAATGAAGATTACCGACCAAGTTTTACTAAAATAGAAGAAAATTCGATTAAAGATGATGTGATTAAATACATTTTTTCGCAACCCAAAGACAAGCAGATAAAAGATATTACACATCAAATTGTGAATATTATTGGCAATATGTATCCCATTGCAGACCAAGAAATTAAAAAGTACATCAGTAGGGTTTTAGACGCTATGGAAGACGAACAATTGCGAGATGTAATAGCACGAAAAGAGAGTTATAAAAAAATTTTCAAGCACAAAATTGGTCAATTAGCCAGCAATTATGCCGAAGTCCTTTTCAATGATATGCTAAAATCCAAAAGAATTTACACGAAAAGTCAGTGGGTGTTCAGTAAAGAAATTGTACCTAAAGATATCAGTTCCAACATTGCCAATTCGCTCTATGAAAAAGAAGGCAGTATGAATAATTTTGAGGAAAAAGTGGCAATGGAAATAGGAACATCTGAAAATATTTTGTTTTGGCATCGCAACTTAGATAAAGGTAACGGTAAAGGGTTCTTTATCAACGGTTTTAAATCTAGGTATTACCCTGATTTTATAATGAAAACCAAATCTGGAAAAATTATTTTAATAGAAGCCAAAGGTGACTATTTAGACGGCTCAGATAGTGAAGCAAAATGCAGATTAGGCACAGAATGGGAACGACAAGCAGGACAAGATTTTGTTTATATGATGATTTTTGAAAACAAGCCCATAAAAGGAGCTTACACCTTAGAAAAAGCCAAAGAGTTGATAAAGGGAATGTAA
- a CDS encoding BRO family protein, whose translation MLGYTNPSITIQMLDEDERGKKNLGRQGEAWFCTESGLYALILKSNAPKPFCKKRSGNTMNFALWKVKVMVTFSKGKSRNCIGNYVEQKRPLVYKWAFFYFFSKNKTKRQN comes from the coding sequence ATTTTAGGGTATACAAATCCGAGTATCACAATTCAAATGTTAGATGAGGACGAACGGGGTAAGAAAAATTTAGGTCGTCAAGGTGAAGCGTGGTTTTGTACAGAATCTGGACTTTACGCTTTAATTCTTAAAAGCAACGCACCGAAACCGTTTTGCAAGAAGCGGAGCGGCAACACAATGAATTTCGCACTTTGGAAGGTCAAAGTGATGGTGACTTTTTCAAAAGGCAAATCAAGAAACTGTATAGGTAATTATGTTGAGCAGAAACGCCCACTTGTTTATAAGTGGGCGTTTTTTTATTTTTTTTCAAAAAATAAAACTAAACGGCAAAATTAA
- a CDS encoding site-specific DNA-methyltransferase: MPTLNWIGKDKVINHHQEVPFKVLEHQYTFGAQDNSSPLGRSGGAIIHGDNLEALKALLPQYEGKIKCIYIDPPYNTGNENWVYNDNVNDPKIKKWLGQVVGKESEDLSRHDKWLCMMYPRLKLLHKLLAEDGAIFISIDDNEQANLKLICDEIFGGSNYIGNLIWRKKEGGGQTDKYYVTEHEYISVYQKTHFFQWIDKEKILTDKDFNKSDEKGNFKLTKLEKWGSGARREDRPTMYFSIINPENEEYFPIAPDGNDGRWRIGKERMDNLIKDNLVHWEKRNGKYIPYEKTYQENDKTVKIKERSILLKNGNTADASKTITQIFGEKDRFDTPKPYQLIEFIIKHSTDKNSIILDSFAGSGTTAHAVLNLNKQDGGNRKFILIEMEDYAENITAERVKRVINGYGSADSPTAEGTGGSFDFYKLGQPLFDENHNLNESVGIEKIKEYIWYSETKSNYDLGMMNDDLGEEYFLGKHLDTAYYFYYEKDQITTLDFDSLELIKTKADQYIIYADNCLLPNDFMYKNNIVFKKIPRDISKL, translated from the coding sequence ATGCCTACACTGAATTGGATAGGAAAAGATAAAGTCATCAATCATCATCAAGAGGTTCCGTTTAAAGTTTTGGAACATCAGTACACTTTTGGAGCTCAGGATAACTCCTCCCCTTTGGGGAGGTCGGGAGGGGCTATTATCCACGGCGACAACCTCGAAGCCTTAAAAGCCTTATTACCTCAGTATGAAGGAAAAATCAAATGCATCTACATAGACCCACCTTATAACACAGGCAACGAAAACTGGGTCTACAACGACAATGTAAACGACCCAAAAATCAAAAAATGGTTAGGGCAAGTGGTGGGCAAAGAAAGCGAAGACCTCAGCCGACACGACAAATGGCTGTGTATGATGTACCCACGCCTAAAACTCCTACATAAACTCCTTGCCGAAGACGGTGCTATTTTTATTTCCATAGACGATAACGAACAAGCCAACCTAAAATTGATTTGCGATGAGATTTTTGGAGGGAGCAATTATATTGGAAATCTTATTTGGAGAAAAAAAGAAGGTGGAGGACAAACGGATAAATATTATGTAACAGAACACGAATATATTTCAGTCTATCAAAAGACACATTTTTTTCAATGGATAGATAAAGAAAAAATCTTGACTGATAAAGATTTTAACAAATCAGACGAAAAAGGTAATTTCAAACTAACCAAACTTGAAAAATGGGGAAGTGGAGCACGAAGAGAAGATAGACCAACAATGTATTTTTCAATTATAAATCCAGAAAATGAAGAATATTTTCCAATAGCTCCTGATGGAAATGATGGAAGGTGGAGAATTGGAAAAGAAAGAATGGATAATTTAATAAAAGACAATTTGGTTCATTGGGAAAAAAGAAATGGAAAATATATTCCTTATGAGAAAACTTATCAAGAAAATGATAAAACTGTAAAAATAAAAGAGAGAAGTATTTTATTAAAAAACGGTAATACCGCTGACGCATCAAAAACTATAACACAAATTTTTGGTGAAAAAGACAGATTTGATACTCCGAAACCATATCAATTAATAGAATTTATTATTAAACATTCCACCGACAAAAACTCCATTATCCTTGATAGTTTTGCGGGGAGTGGCACAACAGCTCACGCAGTGCTAAACCTCAACAAACAAGACGGAGGCAATCGCAAGTTTATTTTGATAGAAATGGAAGACTATGCCGAAAACATCACCGCAGAAAGGGTAAAACGCGTCATCAACGGCTATGGTTCGGCAGACTCACCAACCGCCGAAGGCACTGGCGGGAGTTTTGATTTTTATAAGTTGGGGCAACCGCTCTTTGATGAAAATCACAACCTCAATGAATCCGTGGGTATAGAAAAAATCAAAGAATATATATGGTATTCCGAAACGAAATCTAACTATGATTTAGGAATGATGAATGATGATTTGGGAGAGGAATATTTTTTGGGTAAGCACTTAGACACGGCGTATTATTTCTATTACGAAAAAGACCAAATCACCACTTTGGATTTTGATTCATTGGAACTTATCAAAACCAAAGCCGACCAATATATTATTTACGCAGACAATTGTTTGTTGCCTAATGATTTTATGTATAAAAACAACATTGTTTTTAAGAAAATACCTCGTGATATTTCAAAATTATAG
- a CDS encoding ATP-dependent Clp protease ATP-binding subunit: MDIEHFSEELRGVLNYARLVVTQMNHDTIGTEHLMLGVLSKNEHKAMQILRALNVDIEGLESRFKSILQHNEENVFANENRHVNLNKQAELALKRTNLEKRVYKKDEIDTDLLLLSILRTDNDPSTILLKKFGVDYESCEKIMKNESSNMASDSFSSPQYSFNQEESEGFSHNLPPIDKSSGKKPATPVLDNFGRDLTALAEKGKLDPVVGREQEIERVSQILSRRKKNNPMLVGEPGVGKSAIAEGLALRIVQKKVSRVLFNKRVVTLDLASLVAGTKYRGQFEERMKAVMGELEKNPDIILFIDEIHTIVGAGASAGSLDASNMFKPALARGEIQCIGATTLDEYRQYIEKDGALERRFQKVIVEPTSIEDTITILNNIKETYEEHHQVIYTPEAVEACVKLTSRYISDRFLPDKAIDAMDEAGARIHIKNIKTPQNIIDLEQKIEEVKAMKKAAVDTQNYQEAGEHRTIELQLSAQLQQAIDEWNKQNKEHKEIVSEEDIADVVSIMTGIPLNKIAQAEGNKLKNLPEAIKGKVIGQDAAVEKIAKAIQRNRTGLKDPNKPIGSFIFLGQTGVGKTQLAKVIAKEVFDSEDSLIRIDMSEYMEKFAVSRLIGAPPGYVGYEEGGQLTEKVRRKPYSVVLFDEIEKAHPDVFNMLLQVLDDGHLTDSLGRKVDFKNTVIIMTSNVGIRQLKDFGTGIGFGTKSKQAQQEEASKSLIESALKKAFAPEFLNRIDDVIVFNSLEKEDILKIIRIEIDKLYKRVAALGYDLTLTDAAMDFIADKGFDKQYGARPLKRAVQKYIEDLLAEEIVNGTIKENAKIVLDKHPEKEELTMVTTSETVVQE, from the coding sequence ATGGATATAGAACATTTTTCAGAAGAATTGAGAGGCGTGCTGAACTATGCAAGGTTGGTTGTTACTCAAATGAATCACGATACTATAGGTACCGAACATTTAATGCTGGGGGTACTTTCTAAAAATGAACATAAAGCCATGCAAATTTTGCGTGCGTTGAATGTGGATATCGAAGGTTTGGAGAGTCGTTTTAAAAGTATTTTGCAGCACAATGAAGAAAATGTGTTTGCAAATGAAAATAGACATGTCAATCTAAACAAACAAGCCGAATTGGCTCTAAAGAGAACCAATTTGGAAAAAAGAGTGTACAAAAAAGACGAAATCGATACTGACTTATTGTTGTTGTCTATTTTGCGTACCGATAATGATCCGTCAACTATTTTGTTGAAAAAATTTGGTGTGGACTACGAATCTTGCGAAAAAATCATGAAAAACGAAAGTTCAAATATGGCTTCGGATTCGTTTTCTTCTCCACAATATTCGTTCAACCAAGAGGAATCAGAAGGTTTTAGCCACAATCTTCCACCGATTGATAAATCGTCTGGAAAGAAACCTGCTACGCCTGTTTTAGACAACTTTGGTCGCGATTTGACCGCTTTGGCTGAAAAAGGAAAATTAGACCCTGTAGTGGGGCGTGAGCAAGAAATCGAACGTGTTTCTCAGATTTTGAGCCGTAGAAAGAAAAACAATCCTATGTTGGTCGGTGAACCTGGGGTTGGTAAATCGGCTATTGCAGAGGGATTGGCGTTGCGTATCGTACAGAAAAAGGTGTCTCGTGTGTTGTTCAACAAACGTGTGGTAACATTGGATTTGGCAAGTTTAGTGGCTGGGACGAAATACCGTGGGCAGTTTGAAGAACGCATGAAAGCCGTAATGGGCGAGTTGGAAAAAAATCCAGACATCATTTTGTTTATCGACGAAATTCATACCATTGTTGGGGCAGGAGCTTCGGCAGGATCGTTGGATGCGTCAAATATGTTCAAACCAGCATTGGCAAGGGGTGAAATCCAATGTATCGGTGCGACTACTTTGGACGAATACCGTCAGTATATCGAAAAAGATGGTGCATTGGAGCGTCGTTTTCAAAAAGTGATTGTAGAACCGACTTCAATTGAAGATACGATTACGATTTTGAACAACATCAAGGAAACTTACGAAGAACACCACCAAGTAATCTATACGCCAGAGGCTGTGGAAGCGTGCGTGAAATTGACCAGCCGTTACATCAGCGATCGATTCTTGCCAGACAAGGCAATTGATGCGATGGATGAAGCTGGAGCAAGAATCCACATCAAAAACATCAAAACACCTCAAAATATTATCGACCTTGAACAAAAAATTGAGGAGGTAAAAGCAATGAAAAAAGCAGCTGTTGATACGCAAAACTATCAAGAAGCTGGAGAGCATAGAACTATAGAATTGCAACTTTCGGCTCAATTGCAACAAGCCATCGACGAGTGGAACAAACAAAATAAAGAGCATAAAGAAATTGTAAGCGAAGAGGATATTGCCGATGTTGTGTCGATTATGACGGGTATTCCATTGAACAAAATTGCTCAGGCTGAAGGGAATAAATTGAAAAACCTACCAGAGGCTATAAAAGGAAAAGTAATTGGTCAGGATGCTGCTGTAGAAAAAATTGCCAAAGCGATTCAAAGAAACCGCACGGGATTGAAAGATCCAAACAAACCGATTGGTTCGTTTATTTTCTTAGGTCAAACGGGAGTAGGTAAAACACAATTGGCAAAAGTAATTGCAAAAGAAGTATTTGATTCAGAAGATTCGTTGATTCGTATCGATATGAGTGAATACATGGAAAAATTTGCTGTTTCTCGATTGATTGGTGCACCTCCAGGGTATGTAGGTTATGAAGAAGGAGGACAATTGACAGAGAAAGTTCGCCGTAAGCCGTACAGTGTTGTATTGTTTGACGAAATAGAAAAAGCCCATCCCGATGTGTTCAATATGTTGTTGCAAGTATTGGACGACGGACATCTGACCGACAGTTTGGGAAGAAAAGTAGATTTCAAAAACACGGTGATTATCATGACTTCCAATGTAGGTATTCGTCAGTTGAAAGATTTTGGAACAGGTATCGGATTTGGAACAAAGAGCAAACAAGCTCAACAAGAAGAGGCTTCAAAATCATTGATAGAGAGTGCCTTGAAAAAAGCCTTTGCTCCAGAGTTTTTGAACCGTATCGACGATGTGATTGTATTCAATAGCTTGGAAAAGGAAGATATTTTGAAAATCATTCGCATAGAAATCGACAAATTGTATAAGCGAGTGGCAGCATTGGGCTATGATTTGACCTTGACTGACGCTGCGATGGATTTCATTGCCGACAAAGGATTTGACAAGCAATACGGAGCCAGACCTTTGAAACGAGCAGTGCAAAAATACATCGAAGATTTATTGGCAGAGGAAATTGTCAATGGTACCATCAAAGAAAATGCAAAAATCGTTTTGGACAAACATCCAGAAAAAGAAGAATTGACAATGGTTACTACCTCAGAAACTGTGGTTCAAGAATAA